CGGTGAGAGAGGGTTTGATGTTTGTTCTCTCAGACTGGAACTACTGTCAATCACACTTAGTCTGGCTTTCaatcacaataaaacacaccGATAGTTCCTTGGCAGCCCACTGCGGCGTTTGAACCCTTTGCAACAAAACTCAATTAAATACGGCAACTGAAAAATAATGATAGCAGCTAAAATGTTTAACTCAATTAACACAGTCAAACATTAGTATTTAGTAGTGTCCGTCTAAGAAGTCTTCttaacatttttttcctttctttttatttttttaacatttgttcaTTCATAGAATTCAAAGCCTGATAAATAACTCTTACACCTCTGAGGAAttcaatgcaaataaaaaacaaacctcTTTAAAACAAATCTACAAAATATAAAATTGCATCTTTCTGTATCTTCACTGCATGTTGGCATTTTTGGATCATTTCAGTCGGTTTGTTTTGCTACATTGAGTGCAAGAAATCCAAAACCACTTAAAAACCGTTGCAGAttcaaaaaaagataaataaatagaaacataAATACATCATGCTGTCTCTTAAACAAGCTGtcaaaacagtcatgagcaaaCCCTCTCTGGTGGGACACCTTCAGGACTAAAAGCAGACTCTGAGGTTTTCACCTCGGGAATGATGACTTCTTTATGCTTGTACATGTGAGCAGTTCAAAGTCTTTGATATAGGGGGGCAAAATGTACGTTCACATGTCATCATATGCAATAAGATCAAAATATATGTGCAGCCCCTTCTCCTATGGGACTTGACACCATTTATAATCTCACCTTGTCAAATTTAGTCACATTGTGGGGAAAACATTGCGGTTTCATATATAAACTCTTCAGAGAACCCTGGTGAATGGGTGCATCTGTGTGCAGTCACCAATCAAAGTGCATGGTGAGAGAAAGTGACCTTCCTCTTAACAAAACAGATAGCACTGTTGGCTTCAAGCTGTGATCTATCTCATTGTTATTAACCTAAACATTTTTAGCAGGCTAAACCAGCCCTGCAGTGCAACTGTCCCCTTTGGTAACTGGTCAGAGCAAGTCGAGTGAGCCAAGGTAAGCTGCTGGGCCCTAGTCAAGACAGGTCTGGGTTAAGTGTCCTTCGTAAGAGTTTTGGAAGCGAGGCTGTGCAACAAAGTCATCATGGAACAGGACATTTGCAGACAAGATGGGAGAAGTAagggaaataataaaataaaaagggggaaaagaggGGGATTATGACAATAATTATCAGGTAGGTTAAAGGGTGAGAGGTGGGGGGAGGATGATGAAGAGAGGAAGAACAGTTCAGAACTCCTCCTGGTCTCGCTCTCCCCCTTCCTCAATTTCCTCATCGTCTGGTGGTGCAAATCCGTCCTGCGAAAGAAGGCTGAGGTCAGTGTACGTCAGGATGAGAAGTCATAACGTTTTGAGGATTTTGAGCCACTAAATAAATCTGTTTGTTGGTGTTATTGATAACGTCTCCTTTTTCTTGTGTTTAAATATGTCCACGTCATATTTCAGACGTCCCCCTTCCTGGCCACATTACACAATTCTGCAGTGCTTGGGcccaatggacctttttcacagcagacatttttgacttgtcatagtaggaaaatcacagctgaaattgataaccttaacgatggctcaattccatcaagtgtcccagtaagctctttcagtgagtcagcacgcacaataccagggcctctcctaagtggaatgcagccatcattaatggttttgaatacacctgtgcttttcctactatgacatgtcaacatgtctgcagtGAAATAGGTCTATACAGCAAAAATTCAAGCAGTGACTACCTGGGGTCTTTGTATCTTGCCTTGACAGTTCACTTTTAATTTGGTGACCATCAGAGAGCTTAAAGATACTGTAGTCACAAACTCTGCAAAATGCTGTGATGGACTAAGGAGAACagtctaaaaaaacaacattatggaGAAATTTCAGTCCAGTCAGGGTTCAGGTCACACCACAGCATGAAGCCAGCTCTACTTAAAGTCTTCAACAATCTACTGCTGTCTCCTGACTCTGATAATTAGCCACACTAATAGACTACTAGACATTAGCTTCGCCTTCGAGACTCTGTCTGACTCTAGAAAGCGCAGACCACTCCAGTCGCGCTAAATTTATCATAATGTATGCTAGGATAATAAAAGGGAAATCAGCTTGCCAGTCTCCTGCCCACTCTGCTAACCTGGCCGGCCAAGGTTATCAAATGTAAACATCGGGGTGAAGGTGGAGAAGATGAGCTCCAGCTAGCAAGACCATCTCTAACTGCTCTATACATCTCTACATCTAACATCTCTATCCTATGACTACGAGTCGCTCATCAGCATCAACTCAAGGAAATCAACTCAGCAGTCTCCTGCTGACTCTGCTAGCCGGGCCGGTCACGTTCTTCAAATGTAAAGATTAGAGTAAACACAGTGGAAACGGTGAAGATGGCTATCAGCTACAATCTATAGCTATGATACCGACTACGTGGACAAGCAAGACCATTGCTGCATACATCTCCATCTCTACATCATAGGGGTCACCGAGGCAAGCGTGGAGGAATTGAAAAGAGGCCGCAATCTTCTCTGCTGGGCATCCTGCTGGCCAGTGTGCAGGCGTTGGACGGTGAGCTAGATGGCCTCCGTGCCCGCGTTGATTTTCAGTAGGATTTCGGGAGCTCTGGTGTCCTTTCGCCAAGACTTGGCTGGATCCTGGAGTGTCGGTCCAACTATAGGACTGAGTTCAAGgctcttttatttgtttttaaagctttacACATCTTGGTGCCCCAGTATATCATTGAGCTCCTCTGCCCCCTTTCCAACCCAGATCTCTCAGATCCTCAGACCAGCTGCTCCTAGCTGTCCCTGAGGCTAGGCTGAGTAAGGGGCAATCGTGCATACGCAGTAGCCGCCCCGAAGCTTGGAAAAGTTTCCTCAGGACAAGGCCGCACGAAAAAAAGAGATTGCTTAGAGAAATGTAAGCGAGGAAGTTGAACTACCTGGTACATTCTGAAAATCTTTGTCTGTCGTTGTGTCGATGGAGCAGCTACAATGTTAGCATAGCCATCATCGAATCCTAACTCCATTCAGGTAACAAGCATTGTAAGAGTTGTTTGTCTTGTGGACAGACCTGGCAAAGTATGAATTCAGACTTTCTACAAATCAGCATCATCATGTagttttttttggcatacttTTGATCCGTTTATTGCAATTAAATCACAGCAAAACCTTTACCTCAAGAGGTGCTGGAAGCGGCAGTCATCCAGACGTAACTTTACTTCCTGGAGCAGGCAGTAAAATTCACCGAGCCGTTTGCTCCTCCAGATGATGTTATGAATCCAGACACAACGCTGTTTGATTTTCCGACCTATCTGGGACTTCCACAACAGATACAAAGCAGTTGTTTTAGCAATAATGATGACGGAAAGAAACGTTGCCCGTGCCTACAGCCCTACACCAGCGCGAGTAACGCAAGTAAACACAAATGATTCCAATATGATCTCGCCATCCGAGTAACACAATGCGAATATTCTCTTTGCGACCAGTGTGAAAACAGCATAAAAATTGTATAGCTTAAGTGACCTGTACCCCACCTCTGCATTAACCCAGTACGTTTGTCTGCAGTTGTGTATTTAATGGTATAGAATCATGGTTTGAAGCTTAATATTATGAGCAATAACAACATGACATGTAGAGTGATAAAAATAAGTTGAGGACGAGTCCCTCATGACTTTTGTCTAATGTTATAAACAGTGTGCTGGTTTCTCTTAGTATAGCGTCAagactaaaataaaaaactttaacTGATGGTCTGAAGATGTTTAATTTGCTGTCTTACACTCAACACTGACGTAAGTCTAAACAGAAAAGTACAAAAggcaaaataatacattaaaactTCATTAGcactacattacattaattagtAATTCATTAGCACCAGAAAGTTAGCAAACACATCAAGTAAACTCAACATTATCATACACAAATAACTACAATTTAACTACATTGTTGCCTCTTGTGGAGAAATAACCAAATAAAAGCAATATAACAAATATAGTGAATAATGCAAACTTTACAAGCATGAATATCACTGTATTGTGGTCACTTACACTTAGCTTTAATGATAAATTTGCAGGGTTgggtaataataaaaataagtaaCTATAATCAGCCCAGATTACATTTGTGCAAATAGATTATAGTAACATTGTCAAGGATTTCCTGATTACATAccgttatttaaaatattttgctTTCTATTAATGGTTTATCGAAAATGGAAGATGAACATTTTGAGTAAGTGCTCCTCTTGTGTTACAAGAGCAAAGTCCTCCATGTGGCCTTTGATTAAAGAACAGCACCAACAAAACCTTACACAAAAGAAACAGCATCTCACATGTTGTAGAATACACACAGTACACCTGTAGTTTGTGCCAATGCAGTTTTTGTAAGTGGGATTTGATTTGACCAACTGTAATGCAATGCTGAATATGTAATCAATTACGTTACTAATGACAAAAAAGGTCATGTAATTTATATTCAGTAACTGACtacatttcaaagtaatctGACCCACCCCTGTTAACTTGATAGTTAGTTGCTGTAGGCCTAATAGAACTACTTTCAGGTTGTGGGTAAGTGAAAGCTGGGCACATCTTCTTCATTGGAATTTTAATGTCCGCTGCAACAATAGGGACAAGAACACCAACAACATGTGAATCTAACAATGAGCATTCTGCAGGCTATGCACAGttctcagagagcacagagtTCCCAATCTACACAACAATAAGGACATTTTAACATATACAAAACATATATTGAATGACTTGAATTCAATCAATATAGGTGGGGGGAAAAGTCACACTGACGATAGTGTACAGGTGGCGACGTACCTAGTGACGATGTAAGGTGACGTACCTAGTTCAGATGTGCTTAGGTGTATATTTGTACGGTAAAATTCGAACATACGCCGCCGTCTTGTAGACGTAATTTCCATGCACTTGCCGTCAAGTTTCCTGCAGGTCTCTCGTCTGCAGTCCCAATCAAATCCATTCAAAAATCCACACGGTATAGAGGCAACGGGAAGGTAGACTTCTCCTTTTCCTGGTAATCCTTCAAGTGGCACTATCCACCCACCACAGAGAGATGTTTTCTTTCCTTAAAACTGACTGATTCGAACCAGAGAGCTTGCACACACTCCACGgcaaatggactgcatttatatagcacttttctagtcttgGCGGCCACTCAAAGCCCTCTCCCCTACAggcatcactcacacacacatatttattcactggtggccgaggctgccacacaaggtgccacctgctcagcAGATAAACGTTCACGCACATTCAGACACCGATGCCAACGGGAGCATTTGGGGTTCAGTATCTTGCCcgaggacactttgacatgtggacCGCAGGGATCCAACCACCGACCTTCCGCTAGACGGCCACTTTACCTCCTGAGCCTCAATCGCCCCAAAACACTGACATAAACAGTACCTGTCGTATAACAACCAAGTCACACCAAACAGAGGAAATtctaacgttacacacaaacacaaaaacatttatttatgacgATATGGTATTTATTTTATCCTACGAAAGgacaagacattttttaaagaacttTGTAAATGAACTTCAATACTTTTAAGgcctttttttgaaaatatcaaattcaatgctttttaaatacttttaagaCCCGGCGGGTACCTCGATGCAAGTAAATATTGTAAAAGTGTAAAATCTTCGCCCTGATGTATGTGCTCCGTGTGTGATATGTTTGTGTTTACCTCTGTAGCGTACAGTACATCCATGATTTTGCTGATGACTTGGCTGTCACTTTCACTTTCCTGGCAGAGAAGCTCAATGTCTCTCAGCTTTCCAAAGTAGAAGtccctctccttctccagcCCGTCTACAGTCAGCTTCAGATCCAGCAACTAGGAACAGAGAGAGGCCGGTCAAACAGCTTATGGGTATGAGACAAATATATAACAACAGATACACAGCTGAAGGGttactgtatactgtaatgTAGAATCAATAACAATGCACACTTAACAACAGTAACAAAAGAGTCTTTGGAAGGGCAGCTGTTGTATTACAGCATCAAACAAAGCTTTAAAAAAGTCACTAAAATGTATTATTCGTTGTTAAGCTACTTCATTTATCCTATTAACATACCTTAAAATGATCAACAGTCTGTAACAATGTGACAATAATGTGTTGAGTCAGCCAGACAGACCGGGCACAGGGACCTTGTGTTGTTCAGTCATTATGAGAGAGCAGTGTTGGGTCAACACGGACCCATTTGGTATTGTCAACATGACGTTGCTTGTGCTACAAAGAGCTCTCAATGTGAAATGAGTGTCACGGTGCAATTTTGAGAAACTTCATGAACATTGAAGGGTACCATCAATCATGCAATTTAATGAGACACCTGCACTGATACCTTGGTGGAGTGCCATGATGGGAAACTACagggtgtttttttaaaaatggctgAACAGATCAAAGCAGTTGGTACCTGCTGGTTGAGCTCTAGAAGCTCAGCGTCTCCTCCATTGCGGGTCACGGGAGTTGTTCTGCGGGCTGGTGCTGTGTTGGTCTGCCTCTGGGGGGGAGGAACACTCTTTGGTGCTGTTGGAGATGTTCTCATGGGGCCTGgaaagcagaaacacacacattcatatatcTGCACTTGTTTAGAAGGATGCGTTTAGGCTGTGTTGACAGATTTGCTTCATTTTAACCAATGCAGTGGTCTACACTGGGTTTGAAATAGCTCATGCTTTACTTGCATTATACGTGTATAAATGTGACCCAAAACATCTTTTTATGCTTTAGTGTTCAATCACACCAAAATAAAGTGATCCTTTTTTcacaggtggagagagagaaagaaaagagatgagatgagcaagacatagcgagtgctttgttgttgcaggaaacattcagctattacacaaagtcccgggcagttcagtgcttgggTTTCGTTTTTAACCCTCGTAATGTTTTAAAACGTTCTTGTAGCAGCGAtaaaggcagtgatgtttcctgtttactgtacgggactctcacaaaAATAATAgttcaaaagaaaacacatgcacaaacacgcaCAGATTCATCCTTAATAGGATGACTTTGCAGTGTGCTTTAATTATATTAGAACAATTCTATTATTGCAGGTTGTAGCCCATTTACTGCAAACATGTATACTTCCCATCACTGCcagctagagctgggcaatatatcgatattatatcgatatcatgatatgagactagatatcgtcttagattttggatatcgtaatatggcataagtgttgtcttttcctggttttaaaggctgcattacagtaaagtgatgtcattttctgaacttaccaaactgttctattatttgccttcacccacttagtcattatatccacattactgaagattatttatcaaaaatgtaattgtgtaaatattttgtgaaagcaccaatagtcaacactacaatatagttgtggtatcgatatcaaggtatttggtcaaaaatatcgtgatatttgttGTTCCCTCTTTTGCCACTTATTTAGATGCAGCAATTCCAAATTTTGATTGGCTCAAAAGTGAAAGTAGGATATCTTGTAAAGTGTACAAGGCTGCTTTTGGAGAGTCAGGGTGAGATTGTGTAAAACTCTTAAACATCTATGTTATGTTTGTTGTTATCTTGCACAATTACAGAGTCCCTAATACCACCCAAAACCAGCCAGAATAGACCAATCCATTAACCAAGTAACTCAAAGTTCGAATGGAGGTGGAATGGAAGACACTCTGCaacacaagcgcacacacacgcacaagcttGATGCAGGGGATGTTACCTGAGCGAGAGGCTCTTTTCAGTTTGTGAAGAATGGGTTCACCTGGGTTAGAGGTGGGGATGTGTTTGCATGAAGAGGTGACAGCAGTGAAATGAAGCCTTTGAGTTCACACACAGCTGATAGtgacaattgtgtgtgtgtgtgtgtgtgtgtgtgtgtgtgtgtgtgtgtgtgtgtgtgtgtgtgtgtgtgttgtacctgGGTTGGGTGGAGGCGGCGTTCCCTCATGGCCCTGCCGTGACATTACAGGGTCATAATCTTTCCCGTCATAGTTGGCATCAAAAAACTTCTTAAACCACTGAAGGAACTCAAAGTTGTCCTGGAACTTCCCCTTCACCAGCCTCTCCACAGGAATGAtctgagagaaggagagagtggaggacagagagatGAGGTGTTGATATCGTctatataaattattttaacAGAAAAGGAGGGAACCCTTGGATATGGAtctaaaagaaatgccaatccTTGCCAGAAAAGCACCGCAATGGGGACAGTTTGTGATCAAAGGGTCGCTATTTGAAATGACAAAATCTAAGGATAACATAATAATTATAAACTATTATTTTGGGGCATTGTGGCCACGTTTAAGATGCTGAACATGTAATCACAACATCCCGTGTGACTATTGTTGCATTTCTCCCTCCTCTTactctcaaaataaaaaacagatatacagatataacAGAAAATATCTTGTCAACTATattaaaaaactatatattatttattctgTAACTCAACAGCTACAGTATGCATTATGTGGTTTGAGGTGTCTTTGACCAGAGAGCTTCAGTGTGAAGAAGGATCGATAATGACCCTTTCCTGATGGCTCTTATGTCAATTTACATATTTCAACAACTCTGTTAACCCAGGGGGATGATTTATTTAATCAAATCTAGCCTGATTATgtgcatgtttatgtttatatatgtgtgtgtgtgtgtgtgtgtgtgtgtgtgtgtgtgtgtgtgtgtgtgtgtgtgtgtgtgtgtgtatatgtgtgcatgtgtgtccgtgttttCTCACCTTGTCCACATTCATTCTCTTGAATGAAGCCTGTAAGACCTTGAAATTGTGGATGTATTCATGTTCCAGTTTAGCATTGAACTTCACTTTCTTCATTAATATGCACCCTGGAAACAGCATGTCCATTAACTGACAGTAAGCACCACCTACAgggaaaaatacatatttacttTTAGAGCTTGATATACATCTTGAATTGAATTGCAAGcttgaaatcttttttttaaaaaagtgtgCGTTTACCCGAACAGAGCTGCTCGATCTTTGTGTATGGGAGCTGCAGAGAGTCGTTGACCCATGCCAGCATGTCATGACGACTCAAGTTCTCAATGGTCATTGAGGTGGAGTAAACATTCACCGCCATCCTCCTGATTCACAATAAcgcacacaaaagcacacagaTATCACATTCAACAGTTGAATGATGGATTTCAGAAGGCCGATAGATACTTATAGCCTACAGTTTGATTAATGTGTGCAACTATATTTGTGGTACGGCTGTGCTCGACTTACTATCCACAACGtttgctaatggaaaaccaaaagcaAGTCATACCATGCACTGGAAACCAGCATAAGGCGCTAAGTTCAGGTCGCAGTTTCCCCTGGAGGCACAATAACTTCTTTAACATGTAgcctctggggatcaataaaggcttatctaggggctgctgtggctcaggtggtagactGGTCATCTACAGCTCTGCAGTCCCATATCGATGTGTCCTTGGGAAAGACACGGAACCCCAATTTTCTACCgatcggtgtgtgaatgtttatctgatgagcagatGGCACCTTGTGTGGCAGCCTCGGCCATACAAggtccaaatgtgtgtgtgtgttcggatTCAGATTCAGATAACTTTATTAGTCACCACGGGGGCAATTCAGTTTTACAGCCAACCCATCCATTAAGGGTtaaactaaacttaaaaagtGCATTAAAAAGTCCGTTAGCATGcaatgtatataatgtaatgttataaaataataaattaaaataatggtgtgaatggtgaatggccctgtactatgttaaagcgctttgagtagtcgtaaattaaaaaagcgctatataaatgtagtcaatttacatttaaagtttttattatttcacaaATGTAAGAAACTTGAGTATTTAAGCTAATACTGCTATTAAATAAAGTATCATGTCTAATAATATGCAAGATTTGCTTGCTTGACTGCTTCATGGACAGgccaaaaaatttaaaaacaaacacacacacagacacacacacacacacacacacacacacacacacacacacacacacacacacatacgcttTACTCACCTGTTTGGTGTGAGCTGTTTAAATGGTTGTGGTGGTGGACCACCTTACAAAAAGACCTGAAGACAAAAACCAGAATCATGTGAGATATCGGTGTTGCTACCATTCATCCTGCACCCTAAAGATAATCATACTTCAAAGTTATTTTAATGGTCATTCTTAAAACCTGAATCTTGTCTTTGTATATCCCCTTTAAACATAACTCCCTCTACACCTGCATTTCTATCAAATGGTCAGAGTGGTTTAGTAGATGTCCTGCTCAAGAGCTCCCCCACGAGGTTACAAAGATAAACACCACAGAAAAACTAGCAGCCAGTCATAGTTATCTCACTAATCTCTGCCTCAGTTAATCCTTTTAGCCTAGGTTGAACAAGCTGTAACCCATCGTGGTGCACAAAGGCAGCTGAGATCACCAACGAAAGGATCCAACACGCATAAAAAATCCACACCGCTACATTTCATCACACTGACAGCTtgagataaagaaaaaaatccaacaaTCACAAGGCATTTCCTGTGAACTGACTGCATTCAAATCAACACCGTCCACCAGACAAATGCAGCTGCTCTGGTTGTGGCTGGTGAATATGCAGGTTATGCCACTGTGTCCTCTGAGCCCAGAAATCCATTTTGACTAGTTTGAAAGGTTGGGAAATGCAAAAATGTCACTAAAGGCCTGTTCATTCTGGAGTTTATGTTGCTGCCCGACTGCCTCGTCCACATATGAAgcaaactacacacacatttaaacaaccATCTATCTGGTCACAAAGACCTCTTTATGTGAAAGACAAACAGTCCAATAATAGCAAATTaacacagagtgacagtggCACAACAACCAATAGCTGCTAGCGGTTAACTTACTTTTTCATTAAATAGTTATCAGTAAGGGAGAAACAATTGTTGAAATGATTAGTTAatttttttctaaacaaaatATCCTGCTCtagtttgttttaaatgataataaaaCAAGACGTTTAAAGACATCACTGAGGACTCGTACTTGTAAAGACAATTTTCCTGTTTGTTAAAGACCAAATAATGCATAATACATAGATAAATATGTATGTACAAATCAAATCTCAAGTACAATTAAGGGTATATGGTTAATTCAAAATGTTCAATGATTATTTATGTCCATAATGTTGTACATAATGTCCCCATTATTGCACATAGAAATGTGTTACTATGTATTGTGCTGTTTTCCAAATaatgaatgttttttaaaagcacATCTGACCAACATATTATTGAGTAGCAGCAGTTAGAAAACATGTTGACTGCTGATCATATTTCAGGTTTACAAAATGAGCGTATATATAGGATGTAGCTATATCCTAATAATAACTGATGAAAGCCATGCAGTATTTTTAAGTGAGCCTCGTTTACTTTATTGATTTATTAtcacataaaatacatttaatttaaccACAAGTAAATAGCCTCAGGTTGACAGTAGGCTATTTTGTGCTGTTTTTTCTCTTATATTCATCTCATATCCAGTTGGTTTCATGGGTCAACGGAAGTGTTTTGACAGTTAATGTTCCAGCCGCTGTCAGTGCGACAGCCACTGCTGTACTGTGGGACTGTTTGGTCATGAGGCTAGCTTCTAAGCTCACACTGCTAACGTCGGTTGCGACTGGCTGATTGTTGTTGAATTGAGAGACTTTTCACCAAATTTCTATTTCACCGCAGCGACATTAGCGAACTAAAATATATCCAAGTGTAACTGAGACGAGACTTTTTTTCCCAGCCTAACGTTACCTCTGAAGGCCTTTTGGATAACACATACGCACATTATCAATGACATAATAACTGTCAGCTAACGTTACGGGACAACACAAGCACCTTTATGTGAGACGTAAATAAAACAAGCAGTTAAATCAACagatttcattcatttaagTTAAGTTGAGTTAATATCACTCACTGAAGTGCGACGCGTTGCTCTCACTGCCGCCCCGTTGTCGTTGTGTCTGATGATGGGCTTCTGTTGCTATACGCCCGACTGTTGCCTTAGCAAAGACTGGCCTCACTCCCATCTAAGCTGCTGGAGCAGTGCGCATGCGCAGGGCAGTTGCAGAATTCTCTCATAACTTGTGAACTACTAGTGAAACTGGTGTCCCGACGGCAAATCTGCGATTTCCTAGGACGGAAAAGgcatgacccgccctactctgcctctgattggctagtacacGTTGCCTtggctggttggcttggttggatttaggcatgaggagtgaAATTGGTTAGAGTTAGGTTAGGGTAAGTTCTCTTAATACCTCCATTGGTAAGACCTATGGgtaagacacacaaatacacacaacatatactgtgtatataattaatataaatcaaTCTTAATTTTGTGTTAATGCGCATTATACTGTTTATTGTGTATTGTCCGAAAATATGGACACATTGTATTGTGATGCAttggcaacattgttattaAAACTTTCATGCTATTAAAGCCACTTCGAATTGAATGAAAATTGAAGAATACCAAAGCCAATCAGAGACACAGCAGGGCGggtcatgccttcgccatcctaagAAATGCAAATTTGCATCGCCATAAGCGGCCATGATGGAGAAAAACGGCGACCCATGTTTGGTGATTAACTTGAGCCATATAGTCGTGAAAGaggtattcagatccttaacttaagtaaaagtagaaataccaaagtaaaaaaatactccattacagtaaaagtcctgaattTCAAAATGTTCATCAGTAGGCTATTATAACCTGAATGTATCCAAAGTCAgtaatgtaaagtaactaagtaaatgtactcaagtactgtacttttgtaatttgtaatctgttattttgaggtacttttacttacttaaGTAGTTCAATGTATTTCAGTGTATGTTTAATGTCAGCTTTATATTCAGGTCATATGGTTCAGCACAGCAGGCTACCAcagatacaactttattgttatgtatttattttactatGCTTTGCAAGGATTTTTGCCTTGTAATGAGTTATTTTGTTACTTAATCTCTACTTTTTTTATCAGGGAGCCAAGGCTTCTCATGCAGATGCACCTTTCAATGCTTGTAATGTCATTGCTACCCTctactttcattcattcatgtgttGCAGCTGCATCCTCATTGCTGCATGCACATCTCTTTTACATTTTCTACtaattttttcatttcattctttttattttagtatGCATATTGTAGTACATATAGGCCAGCATGTATGTTAGTATGTATACAGAGCCTCTTGTGCAAAACATTTT
The Sander vitreus isolate 19-12246 chromosome 18, sanVit1, whole genome shotgun sequence genome window above contains:
- the LOC144533358 gene encoding microtubule-associated protein RP/EB family member 3-like isoform X1 — translated: MAVNVYSTSMTIENLSRHDMLAWVNDSLQLPYTKIEQLCSGGAYCQLMDMLFPGCILMKKVKFNAKLEHEYIHNFKVLQASFKRMNVDKIIPVERLVKGKFQDNFEFLQWFKKFFDANYDGKDYDPVMSRQGHEGTPPPPNPGPMRTSPTAPKSVPPPQRQTNTAPARRTTPVTRNGGDAELLELNQQLLDLKLTVDGLEKERDFYFGKLRDIELLCQESESDSQVISKIMDVLYATEIGRKIKQRCVWIHNIIWRSKRLGEFYCLLQEVKLRLDDCRFQHLLRTDLHHQTMRKLRKGESETRRSSELFFLSSSSSPHLSPFNLPDNYCHNPPLFPLFILLFPLLLPSCLQMSCSMMTLLHSLASKTLTKDT
- the LOC144533358 gene encoding microtubule-associated protein RP/EB family member 3-like isoform X3, yielding MAVNVYSTSMTIENLSRHDMLAWVNDSLQLPYTKIEQLCSGGAYCQLMDMLFPGCILMKKVKFNAKLEHEYIHNFKVLQASFKRMNVDKIIPVERLVKGKFQDNFEFLQWFKKFFDANYDGKDYDPVMSRQGHEGTPPPPNPGPMRTSPTAPKSVPPPQRQTNTAPARRTTPVTRNGGDAELLELNQQLLDLKLTVDGLEKERDFYFGKLRDIELLCQESESDSQVISKIMDVLYATEDGFAPPDDEEIEEGGERDQEEF
- the LOC144533358 gene encoding microtubule-associated protein RP/EB family member 3-like isoform X2, encoding MAVNVYSTSMTIENLSRHDMLAWVNDSLQLPYTKIEQLCSGGAYCQLMDMLFPGCILMKKVKFNAKLEHEYIHNFKVLQASFKRMNVDKIIPVERLVKGKFQDNFEFLQWFKKFFDANYDGKDYDPVMSRQGHEGTPPPPNPGPMRTSPTAPKSVPPPQRQTNTAPARRTTPVTRNGGDAELLELNQQLLDLKLTVDGLEKERDFYFGKLRDIELLCQESESDSQVISKIMDVLYATEVGKSNSVVSGFITSSGGANGSVNFTACSRK
- the LOC144533358 gene encoding microtubule-associated protein RP/EB family member 3-like isoform X5 yields the protein MAVNVYSTSMTIENLSRHDMLAWVNDSLQLPYTKIEQLCSGGAYCQLMDMLFPGCILMKKVKFNAKLEHEYIHNFKVLQASFKRMNVDKIIPVERLVKGKFQDNFEFLQWFKKFFDANYDGKDYDPVMSRQGHEGTPPPPNPGPMRTSPTAPKSVPPPQRQTNTAPARRTTPVTRNGGDAELLELNQQLLDLKLTVDGLEKERDFYFGKLRDIELLCQESESDSQVISKIMDVLYATERTLKFQ
- the LOC144533358 gene encoding microtubule-associated protein RP/EB family member 3-like isoform X4; this translates as MAVNVYSTSMTIENLSRHDMLAWVNDSLQLPYTKIEQLCSGGAYCQLMDMLFPGCILMKKVKFNAKLEHEYIHNFKVLQASFKRMNVDKIIPVERLVKGKFQDNFEFLQWFKKFFDANYDGKDYDPVMSRQGHEGTPPPPNPGPMRTSPTAPKSVPPPQRQTNTAPARRTTPVTRNGGDAELLELNQQLLDLKLTVDGLEKERDFYFGKLRDIELLCQESESDSQVISKIMDVLYATEVLFMSVFWGD